A region from the Aegilops tauschii subsp. strangulata cultivar AL8/78 chromosome 5, Aet v6.0, whole genome shotgun sequence genome encodes:
- the LOC109746865 gene encoding F-box/kelch-repeat protein At3g06240-like — translation MPRSGSIKKQAIAGDANDALPRDVLASVLLRFPASDLRRFRLVCKEWCEVISDPTFIDAHMVHGPRALTHTIVFFRGRRGGGADGAIEPRSSDGYLFDEQWRLVARFTAGESEDMVGTCNGLLCFLDLRQGGIRVVEPFTGESLVLPSPQRRLWHARGAYSFGFDPSSRRYKILHHEKDAYMYTIGGGEKWRRAHGATVSYGCVFADGAVWSVATNRRRLRKVVRFDLATEKITSEPMESAGWGTALSTVSDARVFLMGLGVAGELEVFSMGDGGRWMRYSIAVRAPHMRFPAVPHPLQRGHVLMRDRNRDSRGGVYAHPIAPASNDLGSGKLLLQMPKDWPGADGTPRCDNKTRWLFVPVPREEETAARVRRVPQELHPPRVFSYAPPVSIFKKAKNAPPVSPPPLARYFGGLREL, via the coding sequence CCAACGATGCCCTCCCGCGAGACGTCCTGGCCAGCGTCCTGCTCCGCTTCCCGGCGAGCGACCTCCGGCGCTTCCGCCTCGTCTGCAAGGAGTGGTGCGAGGTCATCTCCGACCCTACCTTCATCGATGCGCACATGGTCCACGGACCACGGGCCCTGACCCACACCATTGTTTTTTTTCGTGGACGTCGGGGAGGCGGAGCTGACGGGGCCATAGAGCCGCGAAGCAGCGACGGCTACCTCTTCGACGAGCAGTGGCGACTGGTGGCCAGGTTCACGGCCGGCGAGTCAGAAGACATGGTGGGCACGTGCAACGGCCTGCTCTGCTTCCTCGACCTCCGCCAGGGGGGCATCAGGGTGGTAGAGCCCTTCACCGGCGAATCGCTTGTCCTGCCGTCGCCGCAGAGGCGGTTGTGGCACGCTCGTGGCGCCTACAGCTTTGGCTTCGACCCCAGCTCGAGGAGATACAAGATTTTGCACCACGAGAAAGATGCTTACATGTACACGATCGGAGGAGGCGAGAAGTGGAGGAGAGCGCATGGGGCCACCGTGTCTTACGGCTGCGTATTCGCTGACGGAGCAGTGTGGTCCGTTGCTACGAATCGGCGTCGGCTCAGAAAGGTCGTGCGCTTCGATCTGGCGACGGAGAAGATCACGTCGGAGCCCATGGAATCGGCTGGCTGGGGTACAGCTCTGTCAACGGTGTCGGACGCGCGGGTGTTCTTGATGGGCTTAGGGGTGGCCGGGGAGTTGGAGGTGTTCTCCATGGGAGACGGCGGCCGGTGGATGCGATATAGCATCGCCGTGAGGGCGCCTCACATGCGGTTTCCCGCGGTGCCGCATCCCCTGCAACGGGGGCACGTGCTGATGCGGGACCGTAACAGGGATTCGCGCGGTGGCGTGTACGCCCATCCGATTGCGCCGGCGAGCAATGATCTGGGCTCGGGGAAGCTGCTGCTTCAGATGCCAAAGGACTGGCCGGGAGCTGACGGGACACCTAGATGCGATAATAAGACGCGATGGCTGTTTGTACCGGTCCCGCGTGAGGAGGAGACGGCGGCCAGAGTAAGACGAGTCCCACAAGAACTGCACCCTCCAAGGGTGTTCTCCTATGCCCCACCAGTGTCTATTTTCAAGAAAGCAAAAAATGCCCCACCGGTGTCTCCTCCTCCCTTGGCACGCTACTTTGGAGGCCTGCGTGAATTATAA